Part of the Catalinimonas alkaloidigena genome is shown below.
GTACTGCTTACAGCCAATTTCTTTTTAGTTTATTTGATGAGTTTAGCCTTGACCTGGCGGTACTTTTTGACCGCCATAGTTCGCAGGGACGACTTTTCCCGCGTGAAACCGCATTGCTTTCCCTACTTGAGCAGATCAACCATTATGAGATTGAGCAGCTCTGGGCTGAGGATGAAACGATCGGTTGGATATACCAATACTTTAATTCTCAAGAGGAACGCAAAAAAATGCGGGCAGAATCTCAGACACCCCGCAACAGCCGGGAACTGGCAGTGCGTAATCAATTTTTTACACCCCGCTATGTCGTAGAGTTTCTTACAGATAACACCCTGGCGCGAATCTGGTACGAGATGACTCAGGGAAAGACCGGCCTAATGGACACCTGCCGTTACCTGGTGCGGAGACCAAACGAAATATTTTTAATTGAGGATGAAACCGCTCCTGAAGACGATACAGAAGTAAATGAAAGCCTATCTCAGGAAGAGTTATTAAAGCAGCCGGTGTATATTCCCTTTCGGGCATTAAAGGATCCACGAGAAATTCGCATGCTTGACCCTGCCTGCGGATCTATGCATTTTGGGCTGTATGCCTTTGATCTTTTTGAAAAAATTTATGAAGAGGCCTGGCAACTAGAAACAGAACTAGGAGCTGATGCTTTTAAACGTCCCATAGCAATGGAGTCTCTACAAACTTCTTTTACGAGTTTTGAAGTATTTCAAAAAGCTATTCCAAAACTGATCATTGAGCATAATATACATGGGGTGGATATTGACCCCCGTGCGGTGCAAATAGCCGGTCTCTCCCTTTGGCAAAGGGCGCAACGAGCTTGGCATCAATTGGGCATTAAACCTAACGAGAGGCCGACCATCAAAAAATCTCATATCGTATGCGCGGAACCCATGCCCGGGGAGAAGGAAATGCTGCGAGAGTTTACCGCTAAATTAGACCCTCCCATTCTAGGACAGTTTGTAGAAGCTATTTTTGAAAAAATGGAACTAGCAGGTGAAGCGGGAACGCTTCTGAAGATTGAGGAGGAAATAGCAACCACTATCAGTAAAGCAAAAGAAGAATTTAATAAGGAAATCTTGCGCCAAAAGCAGGAACAGGGGTACTTGCCCGGTATGGCACCTCCTAGACAAGCACGCCTCTTTGACTTTGATGATTTGACCGATGATACCGGCTTCTGGGATACCGCAGAAGAGCGTATTTTGAAGGCTTTGCGTGATTATGCTGACCAGGCGGAATCTGGTGATGGTCAAAAAAGACTTTTTGCAGAAGATACAGTTAAAGGATTTGCTTTTATTGACCTGTGCCAGAAGAGGTTTGATGTGATAATAATGAACCCTCCGTTTGCAGAGGCAAGTATGAGAACAGAGAAATACATAGATCAACATTATTCCAAACCGTCATCTAGAGCTGTCTATGCTCCTTTTATTCTTAGAGCATCAAATATGTTAAATTATACAGGCAAAGTAGGCGCCCTATCTGCTAGAGGAGCCTATTTTCTAAGTACATATGATAGTTGGCGTAAAAATATCTTAAAACATAATAAGGTATCTTATTTTATAGATCTTGGATTTGGAGTTTTTGAAGGTCCAGTTGTAGAAACAGCTGCTTTAGTACTTACTAGAAATATTCTTTCAGAGGAAACCGATACTATTTTTATTAAGCTTTTAGATATTACTGAAAGAGAGCCTATACTAACTTCCTCAATTAATTTTAATTCGAAAAATAGAATATTTATAAAAAATACTAATGATTTTAAGCTAATTCCAACTGCTCCATTCGCATATTGGTACCCAAATGATTTCTTTAAATTTTTCAAAAACTGGAAAAGCTTAAAATCACAATCATTTACTGCATGTCAAGGAATGTCTACAACCGATGATTTCCGGTATTTGAGGTTAAATCAAGAAACAACCAACGATGAAGATATAGGGGATTTTCCAGTAATTGCAAAGGGGGGGGAATATGCTACTTATTATTCTAATTTAGATATGCGAGTAAACTGGACCGAGGATGGAAAAGAATTGAGAGCGAACAAAAAGTCTGTATTAAGAAACTACAGATACTATTTTAACCCTGGAATTACATGGACTGAAGGTACAACATCTTGTTTTTCTGCTAGGTTTCTCCCACCAGGCTCAGCAATTAGCGGTTCGGGTCAAGGGATTTATTGCCTGATAGATGACGAAAATCAAGAGCTAATTTTTGGTTTATTGGCTTACCTAAATTCTAGACTTGCTCATGCCTTTATTGAGGCAATGGTTAGCTCTGGAGACTTTTCTCAAGCAGGTGGAGTAGTTAGACACTATACAACAGATCTTATTGGTAGAATTCCAATTCCAGATAATTCAAGTTTGAAGCTGCTTGCGAAGAGCGGAATGAAGATTTTTGATATTCAACGAAAAATATCAAATCTACATTCTTTAGAAGGATGGGATCTCGATAAGGTACTTAAGGATATTGTAAGTTCTTCTTTAGAGTCATTATGTCAGAATAATTGGAAGAAAATTGGCTTTCTTGCTGGAGAAGCGATATGTGAAGTTAATAAAATTGATCAGCTTATTGCTGATATTTCTGCTATAGACTTACCTTGGCTTGATACATTGTCAGGCCCCCTTTTGTCTTGTGAAAAAGAAGGCAACAATGATACCTACATATTACAAGCATTATGTTTGTCTGACAAGGAACTTGCAGATCAAGTTTTTACACAATTACCACTACGTCGGATAAAGAAACTTGGATTTTATATAAATAGAAGGCTCGAGAATATTGCCTTGTTAACTGGTTCTTCAATAGCGGAAATAAGTAAACATTTACACCTAGACTCAAACAACCCTATCTCTAGGCAAAATTACTCTTACATATTAATTACAGAGTTAATTACAGGCTCTAATGAAAAAATTAATTGTGGAGTTATAGGTGAATCCGATAACAATAGTTGCACGATATCAAACATTGTTAAAAATAGAATAGCAAATTTTGAAGGAGATTCAGAGCAATTAGAAAAATATTTAGTTGAGCCTTTTGGGTGTGAATTTTTTTCGCAGATATTCAAAAATGTCGATAAATACTTTTCTTTTCATTTCGCAAAAAGCTCTGCAAATCGTAGATATGCACCTACATTGCTTCCTCTTCAAACACCATCTGACTCCTACACCTTGTGGGTATATTACCACCGCTTAACCGAACAAACTCTTTATACCTGCGTCAATGATTTTGTAGAACCTAAGCTGAAAACGGTTACTGAAGAACTTAGTAACCTTCGCAACAAATCTCCCCGCAGCAGTGCTGAAGAAAAGGAACTGGCCAAGCTCATTGATCTGGAGTCAGAACTCAAAGATTTCCGAGATGAATTGCTACGCATTACCAAGTTTTGGAAGCCAAACTTGAATGATGGGGTGCAAATTACCGCAGCCCCCTTATGGAAACTGTTCCAACACAAGCAGTGGCAGAAAAAGCTGAAAGAAACCTGGGAAAAATTAGAAGATGGGGAATACGATTGGGCCCATCTTGCCTGTAGCATATGGCCGGAGCGGGTACTGCGCAAATGTCATCAAGACCGCAGCTTTGCCATCGCCCATGATGTGGAAGACGATTTCTGGGAAGAGGTGGAAGTACCAATAATCCGTCGGGGAAAAGATACGGGAGAAACAAAATTTGAATGGCAGCCCAAAAACCTGTCAGAAAATGAATTGCGTGATTTGATTCAGCAAAAATTAGTGGATTTAGTATAATGGATATCAAGTCATTTATCAAAAAAGAAGTATTAACGCCACGGCTACAGAAAAAACAAGTGCTGGTCGTATATGATCCGGATCACCGCTATCGTGATCTTTGTCTGGAAATGGCAGATGAAAAAAGGGTAATCGTAGATGCAAGTGAATCCAGTATCACCAGCCGGGAAGAGGCCATGAATGCTCTCAATGCCCTAGGTCGGAATGAAATAGAACAACTGCTTGTCTACGTACCTAAAGCGAAGCCTATAGAAGAGGAAGAGAAGCAAAAAGATCCTTTCGCTATCTATCTGGTATGTGGAGCAGTTTTTCCCGATGGGGATGGTGACAGCTATCTAAGCTTATGTTTAAAAGCGAAACCAGATTATCCAACACAGGTAAGAGCTGTTTTTGAAGAGAATGTAAGTCCTGAGTTTGCGGTAGTAGATGCTATCGGTGGCGGGCTTAGCTGGCCCAACTTAAGGGCTTTACTCCGGGTAGAATCTACCAGGGACATTTTATTTGCTCTACTTTGCCCCAATGAGAAACAACAAAAGGCTCTTAAAGAAAACGAAAGCTGGGTTTCAGAAGCGAAAGAACTTCTAAAGATAAGTATCGGACTTGGCCTGAAAACAAGAGGAAAAACATGGTCCTCTATCGCAGACGAGCTCTGGCGTTTCGTCCTGTTCAGTGAGTTTGTCTTTGATTTACCCCAGGACTTACCGAATAGCCTAGTTGAAGTGCCTCATGCTAGTGATGCTGCCAGGCCACTTATTGAAGATATTTGCGAGCGACTCCGAAGTGATAGACGTACCCAAAATAACTATATCCAAAGGGCAGAGTCTGTAGAAGTTGAGCTGAATCTGGCAGATGTCTGCAAAGATATGAAAGATCTAGGGGTACGAGATACATTTCCTTTTGAGGAGCGAACCTTTTTACGGCAGGCCATTTCGTTTCTGCTGGAGGATAAGGTTGATCAAACACGCGAGATACTTGCTCGGCATGCGGAGTCCGTATGGACTGGGAAAGGTGAAAGTCAAGTACAATGGGATTTCCTACATTCCTCCTTAGTATTAATAGAAAGCTGTCAGGATAATGAGCGTGCACTGAGCAACAGAGCTCGTTCTATGGAAGAGTTGATTGACTTTTATGTTGGTCATTTGAGAGAGGTAG
Proteins encoded:
- the pglX gene encoding BREX-1 system adenine-specific DNA-methyltransferase PglX, producing the protein MAFDQSTRNRLQKFVSESRSILTEEFTRQLQATYGMDPKNGSIADIDTLKFLDNQGRETATILQETVAHYMASISGKSEKERTKQALERIVREQAFTVLNRLCALRMAEARGFLIESITKGYNSKGFQLYHRVAGTSLGETGTAYSQFLFSLFDEFSLDLAVLFDRHSSQGRLFPRETALLSLLEQINHYEIEQLWAEDETIGWIYQYFNSQEERKKMRAESQTPRNSRELAVRNQFFTPRYVVEFLTDNTLARIWYEMTQGKTGLMDTCRYLVRRPNEIFLIEDETAPEDDTEVNESLSQEELLKQPVYIPFRALKDPREIRMLDPACGSMHFGLYAFDLFEKIYEEAWQLETELGADAFKRPIAMESLQTSFTSFEVFQKAIPKLIIEHNIHGVDIDPRAVQIAGLSLWQRAQRAWHQLGIKPNERPTIKKSHIVCAEPMPGEKEMLREFTAKLDPPILGQFVEAIFEKMELAGEAGTLLKIEEEIATTISKAKEEFNKEILRQKQEQGYLPGMAPPRQARLFDFDDLTDDTGFWDTAEERILKALRDYADQAESGDGQKRLFAEDTVKGFAFIDLCQKRFDVIIMNPPFAEASMRTEKYIDQHYSKPSSRAVYAPFILRASNMLNYTGKVGALSARGAYFLSTYDSWRKNILKHNKVSYFIDLGFGVFEGPVVETAALVLTRNILSEETDTIFIKLLDITEREPILTSSINFNSKNRIFIKNTNDFKLIPTAPFAYWYPNDFFKFFKNWKSLKSQSFTACQGMSTTDDFRYLRLNQETTNDEDIGDFPVIAKGGEYATYYSNLDMRVNWTEDGKELRANKKSVLRNYRYYFNPGITWTEGTTSCFSARFLPPGSAISGSGQGIYCLIDDENQELIFGLLAYLNSRLAHAFIEAMVSSGDFSQAGGVVRHYTTDLIGRIPIPDNSSLKLLAKSGMKIFDIQRKISNLHSLEGWDLDKVLKDIVSSSLESLCQNNWKKIGFLAGEAICEVNKIDQLIADISAIDLPWLDTLSGPLLSCEKEGNNDTYILQALCLSDKELADQVFTQLPLRRIKKLGFYINRRLENIALLTGSSIAEISKHLHLDSNNPISRQNYSYILITELITGSNEKINCGVIGESDNNSCTISNIVKNRIANFEGDSEQLEKYLVEPFGCEFFSQIFKNVDKYFSFHFAKSSANRRYAPTLLPLQTPSDSYTLWVYYHRLTEQTLYTCVNDFVEPKLKTVTEELSNLRNKSPRSSAEEKELAKLIDLESELKDFRDELLRITKFWKPNLNDGVQITAAPLWKLFQHKQWQKKLKETWEKLEDGEYDWAHLACSIWPERVLRKCHQDRSFAIAHDVEDDFWEEVEVPIIRRGKDTGETKFEWQPKNLSENELRDLIQQKLVDLV